The following are encoded together in the Anaerostipes caccae L1-92 genome:
- a CDS encoding IreB family regulatory phosphoprotein: MDKNQTQHFSVVKDELDVHRILEHVYEALEEKGYNPVNQMVGYIMSGDPTYITSHKNARSMINKVERDEIIEALFLNYIDTRLK; the protein is encoded by the coding sequence ATGGATAAGAATCAGACACAGCATTTTTCCGTGGTGAAAGATGAACTGGACGTGCACAGAATTTTAGAGCATGTCTATGAAGCACTGGAGGAAAAAGGATATAACCCGGTGAACCAGATGGTAGGCTACATTATGTCAGGTGATCCCACCTACATTACCAGCCATAAGAATGCACGAAGCATGATCAATAAAGTAGAGAGGGACGAGATTATCGAGGCCCTGTTTTTAAATTATATTGATACAAGGCTGAAGTAG
- a CDS encoding TetR/AcrR family transcriptional regulator, which translates to MNKRGEATRRRIREKACLLFAEKGFKEVTMKDICEITGLSRGGLYGHYENTKQIFKEIVDEMMNSQDEEFRSKMRLGLSAVHILDDILKRYQEEMIDREGSLSTAIYEYFSIKENAAGENALYRQYLASFDTWKSFLQYGIDRKEFYPVDIPAVFDLIIFSYQGVRMYSRLMPVSREVPERMMKEIRNLLVRKE; encoded by the coding sequence GTGAATAAGAGAGGTGAAGCGACGAGGAGACGGATCAGGGAGAAAGCCTGTCTTTTGTTCGCAGAGAAGGGTTTTAAAGAAGTTACAATGAAAGATATTTGTGAGATCACGGGGTTAAGCCGGGGAGGCTTGTATGGGCATTATGAGAACACAAAACAGATTTTTAAAGAAATCGTGGATGAAATGATGAATTCCCAGGATGAAGAATTTCGTTCAAAAATGAGACTGGGACTTTCTGCGGTTCATATTCTGGATGATATCCTGAAACGCTACCAGGAGGAAATGATCGACAGGGAAGGCTCTTTGAGCACTGCGATTTATGAATATTTCAGCATAAAGGAAAATGCCGCCGGGGAGAATGCCTTGTACCGTCAGTATTTAGCGTCATTTGATACATGGAAGAGTTTTCTTCAATATGGAATTGACCGGAAGGAATTCTATCCTGTCGATATACCGGCAGTGTTTGACCTGATCATTTTTTCCTATCAGGGAGTAAGAATGTACAGCAGACTCATGCCGGTCAGCAGAGAAGTACCGGAAAGAATGATGAAGGAAATCCGAAATTTATTAGTGAGAAAGGAATAA
- a CDS encoding ribonuclease J: protein MKSDNTSVSNKTEGQQQKKQSKNFWPKKYSQPKTPAVIPNESKELTVKAKPQKKEAAPKKTAPAKAKAAPKTQAAAKKTQTKTAAPKAQGRPRTTQRRNTGTVKIIPLGGLGQIGMNITAFEYNNNILIVDCGVAFPDDEMLGIDLVIPDVTYLKENAKKIKGLVITHGHEDHIGAIPYIEKQLNIPVYATKLTMGLIDNKLKEHGLLKQVKKTVVKHGDVIKLGVFTVEFIKTNHSIADAAALAIHTPAGLIIHTGDFKIDHTPLFGEAIDLARFAELGREGVLALMADSTNAERPGYTQSEKNVGKTLDSLFAAHPKGRILVATFASNVDRVQQIINSAYKHGRKVAVEGRSMVNIIATASELGYIKIPKNTLIETDQMRNVPDDQIVMITTGSQGETMAALSRMANGTHRKVSIKPTDTIVFSSSPIPGNEKNVSNIMNELAMKGAKVVFQDTHVSGHACREEIRLIYALTKPQYAIPVHGEYRHLVRHSELALEMGIPKENVFVMEEGDVLELNKKAGKVTGKVPAQGILVDGLGIGDVGNIVLNDRRQLSQNGLIIVTVTLEKHGNSILAGPDIVSRGFVYVRESESLMEGARQVVEDAVEGCLTKNITDWGKLKSCIRDTLSNYIWKKTKRDPMILPIITEV from the coding sequence TTGAAATCAGACAACACAAGTGTAAGTAACAAGACAGAAGGACAACAGCAAAAGAAACAGTCAAAAAACTTTTGGCCGAAAAAGTACAGCCAGCCGAAGACTCCGGCAGTGATACCGAATGAGTCGAAGGAACTCACGGTTAAGGCAAAGCCGCAGAAGAAAGAGGCGGCACCGAAAAAGACGGCGCCTGCAAAGGCGAAAGCAGCGCCGAAGACACAGGCAGCAGCGAAGAAGACTCAGACGAAGACAGCTGCACCAAAAGCACAGGGACGTCCGAGGACAACTCAGAGAAGGAATACGGGAACGGTAAAGATCATTCCTCTCGGCGGACTAGGTCAGATCGGAATGAATATTACGGCTTTTGAGTATAACAATAATATTTTGATCGTTGACTGCGGGGTAGCTTTCCCGGATGATGAGATGCTCGGAATTGATTTAGTCATCCCGGATGTAACCTATTTGAAGGAAAACGCGAAGAAGATCAAGGGACTGGTCATCACCCACGGGCATGAGGACCATATCGGAGCGATCCCTTATATTGAGAAACAGCTCAATATTCCAGTTTATGCGACAAAGCTTACAATGGGACTGATCGATAATAAATTAAAAGAGCATGGACTGTTAAAACAGGTGAAGAAGACAGTCGTAAAACACGGCGATGTGATAAAACTGGGAGTCTTTACGGTAGAATTTATCAAGACCAACCACAGTATTGCGGATGCTGCGGCACTTGCTATCCACACTCCGGCAGGGCTGATCATTCATACTGGTGACTTTAAAATCGACCATACTCCTCTTTTCGGAGAGGCAATCGATCTGGCAAGGTTTGCGGAGCTGGGAAGAGAGGGTGTCCTTGCGCTGATGGCGGACAGCACCAATGCGGAGAGACCCGGGTATACTCAGTCTGAGAAGAACGTTGGAAAGACGCTGGACAGCTTGTTTGCGGCCCATCCAAAAGGAAGGATTCTTGTTGCCACCTTTGCTTCCAATGTAGACCGTGTACAGCAGATTATCAATTCCGCTTATAAGCATGGAAGAAAGGTAGCGGTAGAAGGCCGGAGCATGGTAAATATCATTGCGACTGCTTCAGAGCTGGGATATATCAAGATCCCTAAGAATACTCTGATTGAGACAGATCAGATGAGAAATGTACCGGACGATCAGATCGTTATGATCACCACGGGAAGCCAGGGTGAGACAATGGCAGCCTTATCCAGGATGGCAAACGGCACCCACCGGAAGGTTTCCATCAAACCGACAGATACCATCGTGTTCAGTTCCAGCCCGATTCCGGGAAATGAGAAAAATGTTTCAAACATTATGAACGAGCTGGCTATGAAGGGAGCAAAAGTCGTGTTCCAGGATACTCATGTATCCGGGCATGCGTGCAGAGAAGAGATCCGCCTGATCTATGCCCTCACGAAGCCCCAGTATGCAATACCGGTACACGGAGAGTACCGCCATCTGGTGCGCCACAGTGAGCTGGCTTTGGAAATGGGAATTCCGAAAGAGAATGTTTTTGTTATGGAAGAGGGAGACGTTCTGGAACTAAACAAGAAAGCCGGAAAAGTCACCGGAAAAGTCCCTGCCCAGGGAATCCTCGTAGACGGACTGGGCATCGGGGATGTAGGAAATATTGTGCTGAACGACAGAAGACAGCTGTCACAAAATGGCCTGATCATTGTGACTGTGACTTTGGAAAAACACGGAAACAGCATTTTGGCAGGTCCGGATATCGTATCCCGCGGTTTTGTCTACGTGAGAGAATCTGAAAGCCTCATGGAAGGAGCCAGACAGGTTGTGGAAGATGCGGTGGAAGGCTGTCTTACAAAGAACATTACCGACTGGGGCAAGTTAAAGTCCTGTATCCGGGACACGCTGAGTAATTATATCTGGAAGAAGACGAAGAGGGATCCGATGATCCTTCCGATCATTACAGAAGTATAA
- the ruvX gene encoding Holliday junction resolvase RuvX — protein sequence MRILGLDYGTKTVGVALSDELGITAQPFETITRKDENKLRKTYARIEEIAAEYKVEKIVLGYPKNMNNTIGERGMATEAFRDSLVRRTGLDVILWDERLSTVASNKVLMESGVRREHRKKVIDQVAASMILQGYLDSL from the coding sequence ATGAGAATACTTGGGCTTGATTATGGGACAAAGACAGTGGGCGTTGCCCTGAGCGATGAGCTGGGGATCACAGCGCAGCCGTTTGAAACCATTACGAGAAAAGATGAAAATAAGTTAAGAAAGACTTATGCAAGGATCGAGGAGATCGCCGCCGAATATAAGGTTGAGAAGATTGTCCTCGGATATCCGAAGAATATGAATAATACGATCGGAGAACGCGGAATGGCAACGGAAGCTTTCCGCGATAGTTTAGTGCGCAGAACCGGACTGGATGTGATCTTGTGGGACGAGCGCCTTTCTACTGTTGCGTCCAATAAAGTATTGATGGAAAGCGGCGTCCGGAGGGAACATCGGAAAAAGGTCATTGATCAGGTTGCTGCATCGATGATTTTACAGGGATATCTGGATTCTCTGTAA
- a CDS encoding NUDIX hydrolase yields MKKISEVSRLTDNPHLNLYHLKGTNRVGKPLNYYIASRVKNMERLKLKTKRNDPDGIIVYSLYGEKRDRVVLVRQYRYSIDDYIYEFPAGLVEEGEDYREAGIRELKEETGLSLELIDADPMFEKPGFMSVGMTDESCATIYGYASGTPSKKGQEDSEEIEIVLADREEVKRILKEEHVAIMCAYMLMHFLQDKEPFDFLNL; encoded by the coding sequence ATGAAAAAAATTAGTGAAGTCAGCAGACTGACAGATAATCCACATCTGAATCTGTATCATTTAAAAGGCACAAACCGGGTTGGAAAACCGTTGAATTACTATATCGCTTCCAGGGTGAAAAATATGGAACGGCTGAAATTAAAGACAAAGCGCAATGATCCGGACGGCATTATTGTTTACAGCCTCTACGGTGAAAAACGGGACAGGGTCGTGCTGGTCAGGCAGTACCGGTATTCGATCGATGATTATATCTATGAATTTCCGGCAGGTCTGGTGGAAGAAGGAGAAGACTACCGGGAGGCAGGAATCAGGGAGCTGAAGGAAGAAACAGGACTTTCTCTGGAGCTGATCGATGCAGACCCGATGTTTGAAAAGCCCGGATTCATGTCTGTCGGCATGACAGATGAGTCCTGTGCCACCATTTATGGATACGCCAGCGGGACACCGAGTAAGAAGGGACAGGAAGACTCCGAAGAAATTGAGATCGTATTGGCAGACAGAGAAGAAGTAAAAAGGATTCTTAAAGAAGAACATGTGGCCATCATGTGTGCCTATATGCTTATGCACTTTTTACAGGATAAGGAGCCTTTTGATTTTCTGAATTTATAA
- a CDS encoding ABC1 kinase family protein has product MSSDVSNRRLLDILTVLKRHHLSRGMTPQKLKEILEDLGPTYVKLGQIMSMRSDMLPEAYCTELKKLRTEVKPLDFSLVKEVVEQELCRPLESVFSEIQPDPLGSASIAQVHLAVLADGGRVVIKVQRPHIRETMENDIHLLKKAAKIMKIAMGTGDLIDFHTILDELWKTSQEEMDFIREADNLVRFYEHQQDIAYVTCPQVLTEFTTPRLLTMTYIDGIQIDHIDALRKAGYDMTEIGEKAAENYCKQILEDGFFHADPHPGNLWITGGKIAWLDLGMTGHLSEHYKQLLRKAITALLMHDIYTLKNVLLTLGEPKDRINHARLYTDVDDIVSRYMTLDFGEMRLGDLIEKLLDLVKKHKIAISPDITLLGRSMITMEGTLAACSPEVNMLSILSMHMSSMIYDHFNWKKELIHRGRTAYASLDKSMEIPSQLSDLLNITKNGQTKLNMELTDADDFMKTFRQSVGYLVLGIVSSALFLGAVLLCMTELRPLIFGIPWISFIGFVLSGLIIVYLLYRILFRPKY; this is encoded by the coding sequence ATGAGCAGTGATGTCTCTAACCGGCGGCTTCTCGATATTCTCACAGTATTAAAAAGGCATCATCTCTCAAGGGGGATGACCCCTCAAAAACTGAAAGAGATTCTGGAAGACCTGGGGCCCACATATGTCAAGCTGGGACAGATTATGTCCATGCGCTCTGACATGCTTCCAGAAGCATACTGTACAGAATTAAAAAAACTCAGGACTGAAGTAAAACCACTGGACTTTTCTCTGGTGAAAGAGGTGGTCGAACAGGAACTCTGCCGTCCCCTGGAATCTGTATTTTCTGAGATCCAGCCAGATCCGTTAGGCTCTGCTTCTATTGCACAGGTTCACTTAGCGGTGCTTGCAGACGGCGGACGAGTTGTGATCAAAGTCCAGCGGCCTCATATCCGGGAAACCATGGAAAATGATATTCATCTGCTGAAAAAAGCCGCCAAAATCATGAAAATCGCCATGGGTACCGGTGACCTGATCGATTTTCATACGATACTGGATGAACTTTGGAAAACTTCTCAGGAAGAGATGGATTTTATAAGAGAAGCGGACAATCTGGTGCGGTTTTATGAACATCAACAAGACATTGCCTATGTCACCTGCCCGCAGGTGCTCACCGAGTTTACTACACCCCGTCTGCTCACTATGACCTATATCGACGGCATCCAGATCGATCATATTGATGCACTCCGAAAGGCCGGATATGACATGACGGAGATTGGCGAAAAAGCTGCTGAAAATTATTGTAAGCAGATCCTGGAAGATGGTTTTTTCCACGCGGACCCTCATCCGGGTAATCTGTGGATTACGGGAGGAAAGATTGCCTGGCTGGACCTTGGCATGACAGGACATCTGTCTGAACACTATAAACAGCTGCTGAGAAAAGCTATTACAGCACTGTTAATGCACGACATCTATACACTGAAAAATGTCCTCCTCACCCTGGGAGAGCCAAAAGACCGCATCAATCATGCCAGGCTCTATACGGACGTGGATGACATCGTCAGCCGTTATATGACTTTAGACTTCGGCGAGATGCGCCTGGGCGATTTGATCGAGAAGCTCCTGGATCTTGTAAAAAAGCATAAGATTGCCATCAGCCCGGATATCACACTTCTCGGCAGGAGTATGATCACTATGGAGGGCACTCTGGCCGCCTGCTCCCCTGAAGTCAACATGCTCTCCATTCTTTCCATGCATATGTCTTCTATGATATATGATCATTTTAACTGGAAGAAGGAATTAATCCACCGGGGCCGGACAGCTTATGCATCCCTTGATAAATCCATGGAGATCCCGTCCCAGCTTTCTGACCTGTTAAATATTACAAAAAACGGGCAGACAAAATTAAATATGGAACTTACAGACGCAGATGATTTTATGAAAACTTTTCGTCAATCTGTCGGTTACCTTGTGCTCGGGATCGTCTCATCCGCTCTGTTTCTTGGTGCAGTCCTGCTTTGTATGACAGAGCTGAGACCTCTGATCTTCGGTATCCCCTGGATCAGTTTTATCGGATTTGTTCTGTCCGGGCTGATCATTGTATACTTGCTGTACCGAATATTATTTCGTCCAAAATACTGA
- a CDS encoding O-methyltransferase, with protein MIVDENVTDYLRSLIREEDAFLERIEREARKNHVPIVKPETKEFLKLLVLMKQPMKILEVGTAVGFSSLYMHKFQPEGGTVVTIERNEGRILKAEANFAEAGVQNAVTLLKGDAVQILKELSGTFDFIFMDAAKGQYIRFFEHILRLLPAGGILVSDNVLQDGDIVRSRYAVERRDRTIHKRMREYLYTLKNHPLLETSVLPVGDGVAVSMKTGE; from the coding sequence ATGATTGTAGATGAAAATGTAACAGATTATCTCCGCTCATTGATCCGGGAGGAGGACGCTTTTCTTGAGAGGATTGAACGCGAAGCCAGGAAGAATCATGTGCCGATCGTGAAGCCCGAGACAAAAGAGTTTCTGAAATTATTAGTGCTGATGAAACAGCCGATGAAAATCCTGGAGGTCGGAACGGCTGTGGGATTTTCATCTCTTTATATGCACAAGTTTCAGCCGGAGGGCGGGACTGTCGTAACCATTGAACGAAACGAAGGAAGGATACTGAAAGCTGAGGCAAATTTTGCCGAAGCGGGAGTGCAGAACGCAGTGACTCTTTTAAAAGGGGATGCCGTCCAGATCTTAAAAGAACTATCCGGAACCTTTGATTTTATTTTTATGGATGCGGCCAAAGGCCAGTATATCCGTTTTTTTGAGCACATTTTACGTCTGCTTCCTGCGGGAGGCATTTTAGTTTCCGACAATGTGCTTCAGGATGGGGATATCGTAAGATCCAGGTATGCGGTGGAACGCAGAGACCGGACCATTCACAAGCGGATGCGGGAGTACTTATATACACTGAAAAACCATCCTCTGCTGGAGACATCTGTGCTTCCTGTGGGAGACGGGGTGGCAGTGAGTATGAAAACAGGAGAGTAA
- a CDS encoding DUF1292 domain-containing protein — protein MKDKESRILFLDDQGREIEFMVLEQTTLAGTNYLLVADSVEEDGTVLIMKEISLEEDYVSYEIVEDEEELEIISKIFNELIEDFDLTV, from the coding sequence ATGAAAGACAAAGAGAGCAGAATTCTCTTTTTAGATGACCAGGGCCGGGAGATTGAATTTATGGTTCTGGAGCAGACGACACTGGCAGGGACAAATTACCTGCTTGTTGCGGATTCCGTGGAGGAAGACGGGACAGTTTTGATTATGAAAGAAATCTCACTGGAGGAGGACTATGTCTCCTATGAGATTGTAGAAGATGAAGAAGAACTTGAGATCATATCCAAGATATTCAATGAATTAATCGAGGATTTTGATTTGACAGTATAA
- a CDS encoding peptidase U32 family protein yields MRKTELLIPASNLEVLKVAVLYGADAVYIGGEMYGLRAKAKNFSMDDVKEGICFAHEHGVRVYITANIVAHNGDLSGIREYFRELRNIKPDGLIISDPGVFMIAKEECPEIERHISTQANSTNYATYKFWQEQGASRVVAARELSLREIKEIREHIPDDLEIEAFVHGAMCISHSGRCLLSNYFTGQNANKGACTHPCRWKYSVVEETRPGEYMPVYENERGTYIFNSKDLCMIEHIDDLIGAGIDSLKIEGRMKTALYVAAVARTYRKAIDDYRESPEKYFANMDYYRQEISKCTYRQFTTGFYYGKTDEHAQIYDSNTYVKEYTYIGIVQGHNEKGFALLEQKNKFLTGETIEVMIPGGENLQVTVKAIEDEDGVSMESAPHPRQMIYVDFGEEIPEGYLLRRKEE; encoded by the coding sequence ATGAGAAAAACAGAACTGCTGATACCAGCAAGCAATTTGGAAGTACTGAAAGTAGCTGTGCTCTACGGAGCAGATGCGGTTTATATCGGAGGAGAAATGTACGGGCTCAGGGCAAAAGCCAAAAATTTCTCTATGGACGATGTAAAGGAAGGAATCTGTTTTGCCCATGAGCACGGAGTCAGAGTTTATATAACAGCCAACATCGTGGCTCATAACGGAGACCTTAGCGGTATCCGGGAATATTTCAGGGAGCTTAGGAACATAAAGCCGGACGGACTGATCATTTCTGATCCCGGTGTTTTCATGATCGCCAAAGAGGAATGTCCGGAGATTGAACGCCACATCAGCACACAGGCCAACAGCACCAACTATGCCACTTATAAATTTTGGCAGGAACAGGGCGCATCCCGTGTGGTGGCTGCCAGAGAGCTTTCTCTTCGGGAGATCAAAGAGATCAGGGAGCATATCCCGGATGATCTTGAGATTGAGGCATTTGTCCATGGGGCTATGTGTATTTCCCATTCGGGGCGCTGTCTTTTAAGCAATTATTTTACCGGACAGAATGCCAACAAAGGGGCGTGCACCCATCCGTGCAGGTGGAAGTATTCTGTGGTGGAGGAGACCAGGCCGGGCGAATATATGCCGGTGTATGAGAATGAACGGGGGACTTATATTTTTAATTCCAAGGATCTCTGCATGATCGAACACATAGATGACCTGATCGGCGCAGGAATCGACAGCCTGAAGATCGAAGGAAGAATGAAGACTGCCCTCTATGTGGCGGCGGTTGCGAGAACTTACCGAAAAGCGATTGACGATTACAGGGAGTCACCGGAGAAATATTTTGCCAATATGGATTATTACAGGCAGGAGATTTCCAAGTGCACTTACCGGCAGTTTACAACCGGATTCTATTATGGGAAGACAGATGAACATGCTCAGATTTATGACAGCAATACTTATGTGAAAGAATATACCTATATCGGCATCGTGCAGGGACACAATGAAAAGGGATTTGCGCTGCTGGAACAGAAAAATAAGTTCCTCACAGGCGAGACCATCGAGGTCATGATACCAGGAGGAGAAAACCTCCAGGTGACCGTAAAAGCGATCGAGGATGAGGACGGCGTTTCCATGGAGAGTGCGCCTCACCCGAGACAGATGATCTATGTGGATTTCGGAGAAGAAATTCCGGAAGGATATCTGCTCAGACGAAAAGAAGAATAA
- a CDS encoding nucleoside phosphorylase gives MATIFERWGSAKTALINPWNVIEEKPDFPEVCITTFSADMIDRLAESRDGKKIAELCSANGNLPVYEICYGGKRIAVFLSRVGAPACAAGLEEIIAMGAKKIVMFGCCGVLNQSAVQDKIIVPVSAVRDEGTSYHYMPASEEIHAETSSVNILKNSLKKCGMSYVTGKTWTTDAVYRETQSVIEERREQGCLAVEMECSAALAVTQFRKIPCIQFLYGADHLDADRWEQRDLAEYGIRNFKKYMQLAFECALAL, from the coding sequence ATGGCAACGATATTTGAACGCTGGGGCAGTGCAAAAACGGCTCTGATAAATCCATGGAATGTTATAGAAGAAAAACCGGATTTTCCGGAGGTATGCATTACCACTTTTTCGGCGGATATGATCGATCGGCTGGCTGAATCAAGAGATGGAAAAAAGATCGCAGAATTGTGCAGTGCAAACGGGAATCTTCCGGTCTATGAAATATGTTATGGCGGAAAGCGTATTGCGGTTTTTTTATCCAGAGTGGGGGCCCCTGCCTGTGCGGCCGGTTTAGAAGAAATCATAGCAATGGGAGCGAAAAAGATCGTGATGTTTGGATGCTGCGGGGTCCTGAACCAGTCCGCTGTCCAGGATAAAATCATTGTCCCTGTTTCCGCGGTAAGAGATGAGGGAACCAGCTATCATTATATGCCGGCCAGTGAGGAAATCCATGCGGAGACATCGTCTGTAAATATATTAAAGAATAGTTTAAAAAAATGCGGAATGTCTTATGTGACCGGCAAGACATGGACCACGGATGCGGTTTACAGGGAAACCCAGAGTGTAATAGAAGAGCGCAGAGAACAGGGATGCCTTGCAGTTGAGATGGAATGTTCTGCTGCTTTGGCGGTCACCCAGTTTCGGAAGATTCCATGTATTCAATTTTTATACGGTGCGGATCATCTGGATGCAGACAGATGGGAGCAAAGAGATCTGGCAGAGTACGGTATCAGAAATTTTAAGAAATACATGCAACTTGCGTTTGAATGTGCCTTAGCCCTGTAA
- a CDS encoding GyrI-like domain-containing protein, producing MKYEWRKQEKEIYSAKQEPSLIRMPVQNYIMICGEGDPNKEDFSERVGVLYSLAYQIKNGYKKACLDGSADRIDGLYDDYVVYPLEGVWTTSDPEHPLDKDRFVYRIMLKQPDVITEQMFKKAYDAVARKKPHQLLKEVEFFSQEEGLCAQIMHKGPFGDEPESFAKMDEFIKEKGYERRNHWHREIYVAGARQADSKNKKTILRYTLKV from the coding sequence ATGAAATATGAATGGAGAAAACAGGAGAAAGAGATTTACAGCGCAAAGCAGGAGCCGTCTCTGATCAGGATGCCGGTGCAGAACTATATTATGATCTGCGGGGAAGGTGATCCGAATAAAGAAGATTTTTCTGAGAGAGTCGGAGTTTTATATTCACTTGCATATCAGATCAAGAACGGATATAAAAAAGCCTGTCTTGACGGTTCGGCAGACAGGATAGACGGTTTATATGATGACTATGTAGTTTATCCGCTGGAAGGAGTATGGACGACTTCTGATCCAGAGCATCCTTTGGACAAAGACCGCTTTGTCTACCGGATTATGCTGAAGCAGCCGGACGTGATCACAGAGCAGATGTTTAAAAAAGCGTATGATGCAGTTGCCCGAAAGAAGCCTCATCAGCTGCTTAAAGAGGTGGAGTTTTTCTCTCAGGAGGAAGGGCTGTGTGCTCAGATCATGCATAAGGGGCCATTCGGCGATGAACCGGAATCCTTTGCGAAGATGGATGAGTTTATCAAAGAGAAGGGATATGAAAGACGGAATCACTGGCACCGGGAAATCTATGTGGCAGGGGCCAGACAGGCCGATTCAAAGAATAAAAAGACGATCCTCAGATACACTTTGAAGGTATAA
- a CDS encoding phasin family protein gives MDFGEGMKKVLLAGIGAMAATADSAKDIVEDLVKKGELTVEQGKVVNEELKHKAKQKLKDHVTVNVVKDYRDLMDAVDDMSEEDLDRLMDRIEAKKQASENPPEDTPEESKEDEQ, from the coding sequence ATGGATTTTGGAGAAGGTATGAAGAAGGTTCTGCTGGCCGGTATCGGTGCTATGGCTGCAACCGCGGATTCCGCCAAAGATATCGTCGAGGATCTTGTAAAGAAAGGGGAACTTACCGTAGAGCAGGGGAAGGTCGTAAATGAAGAGCTAAAGCATAAAGCAAAACAAAAACTGAAAGATCATGTGACTGTAAATGTTGTGAAAGACTATAGAGACTTGATGGATGCGGTGGATGATATGTCTGAAGAAGATCTGGACCGTTTAATGGATAGAATCGAGGCGAAAAAGCAGGCATCTGAAAATCCTCCGGAAGATACCCCGGAGGAATCAAAAGAAGATGAGCAGTGA
- a CDS encoding Fur family transcriptional regulator: MGYNEEAFIKILKSKGLKVTNQRKAVLKALSSKPDQHLTAEEIYELVRVDTPEIGIATIYRTIQLLCELGLIDKLNLDDGYVRYEIGKEDKNEHHHHHLICVNCGKVLKFDDDLLDELEKQVEKTTGFIVHDHELKMYGYCRDCQNNRK, encoded by the coding sequence ATGGGCTATAATGAAGAAGCTTTTATAAAAATTTTAAAGAGCAAGGGTTTAAAAGTGACGAATCAGAGAAAAGCTGTATTAAAGGCACTTTCATCAAAACCGGACCAGCACCTGACCGCGGAAGAAATCTATGAATTGGTTAGAGTAGACACTCCCGAAATCGGGATTGCGACAATTTATCGTACCATACAGTTACTTTGTGAATTAGGATTAATTGATAAATTGAATTTAGATGATGGATACGTTCGCTATGAAATCGGAAAAGAAGATAAAAATGAGCACCACCATCATCATTTGATATGCGTGAATTGCGGAAAAGTTTTAAAGTTCGACGATGATTTATTAGATGAATTAGAAAAACAGGTTGAGAAAACGACCGGATTCATCGTCCATGATCATGAATTAAAGATGTACGGATATTGTCGTGATTGTCAAAATAACCGGAAGTAA
- a CDS encoding response regulator transcription factor has protein sequence MNRILIVEDEPAISNLIQMNLAAAGYCCDCAFDGAEAADRLDQEGFDLILLDIMLPEIDGYELMDYIRPLEIPVIFLTAKANTEDKVKGLKAGADDYLTKPFEIAELLARVETVLRRCQKTESRLKEGDLEIDMSARIVKKQGQPVNLTVKEYELLLLLIQNKNIALFRDFIYEKIWGSGYMGDSRTVDLHVQRLRKKIGWEHKIKTVYKVGYRLEDSQ, from the coding sequence ATGAACCGTATTTTAATCGTCGAGGATGAGCCGGCTATATCTAATTTAATCCAGATGAATCTTGCGGCAGCGGGATACTGCTGTGACTGTGCCTTTGACGGGGCTGAGGCGGCCGACCGGCTGGATCAGGAGGGATTTGATCTGATTCTTCTGGATATCATGCTGCCGGAGATAGACGGCTATGAGCTGATGGACTACATCAGGCCGCTTGAGATTCCGGTCATATTTCTTACGGCCAAGGCCAATACAGAAGATAAAGTAAAGGGACTGAAGGCAGGGGCAGACGATTATCTGACCAAGCCATTTGAAATTGCGGAACTGCTGGCCAGGGTAGAGACGGTCCTCAGGCGCTGTCAGAAGACAGAAAGCCGTCTGAAGGAAGGAGACCTGGAGATTGATATGTCCGCAAGAATTGTAAAAAAACAGGGGCAGCCTGTAAATCTGACAGTCAAAGAATATGAACTGCTGCTGCTCCTGATACAGAATAAAAACATTGCCTTATTCAGGGACTTTATCTATGAGAAGATCTGGGGCAGCGGATACATGGGGGACAGCAGGACAGTCGATCTGCACGTGCAGCGACTGAGAAAAAAGATCGGATGGGAACACAAAATAAAAACGGTCTATAAGGTAGGCTACCGCCTGGAGGATTCGCAATGA